The Nicotiana tabacum cultivar K326 chromosome 1, ASM71507v2, whole genome shotgun sequence genome segment TGGTCTTTCTTCTGCTTCATTTtctaccttttttgtttttaagtGGTAACAGTATGCAACTACAGGATTGGGGTTGCAATGTAAGAGGTCTTTGCAACAGTTCATAAACTTGCAAAACTCAATTGAACGGCTGATTAAGGTTTCATTTCTTTGGAGAGCATAATGTTGGTTAGCGGTGATTATGATCTGAGTTTATCATTGCGGTATGAGGAACCTGTGAAAGAAGCTCTCAAGGAGACAATACTCAGGCAAGAATACACGTTCAAGAAGCAGGTACTTATTCATACCTACTACACATTTTGTTTGAGACCTCAAAGTGAAAGTAGCCTAATTCTTAAAAAAGTTTGTAAATCATGACATAATATAGAAGATGGCATGAGTATATTACTTGTAAACATTGTATATGTACCGATTGTTAAATAAAGCAGCATATATACGTAAGAAAATCAGAAGAAGATGAATCAGATGTCGTGGAGAAGATGTTCCTGTTCTTTTCTTTATAATcctctttttctatttctttagGTTTATGAACTTCACCGTCTGTACGACACACAAATGATCATGATGAAGGATCTGAGTTGGAAAGAGTTGGATGCAGTTTATTTTAGCAGAGAAGGCCGACAAGCAAATCCAGGTGCATTTGGAAATTGTATCAGACCTTCATCTATGCCAGCAGAGAAGAGAATTTGCAGCGTCCCTAAGGTAATTGAACAAGCAATTTTTGTTACTCATCACAAGTACTTCTAGTTTTTGCTCCTTTTTGGGTCTGTCTTTCTTGGTTAACCACTACATTTTGACGGATCATTTGAAGAAAAAATATCTTGCTTATAAGAAATCGGGAAAAAGACCCCTTGGGAGCATGTAGCTTTACCTGAGGTTGCTTTAGGTTATTCTTATATTTCGTAATGTGCTTCAGGTGTTCAACTGGTTACAAGAGCAGCGAGGCACCTTTCCAGGTTTCCAGCAACAGCTTTCTAATCCTCAAATTTGTTCCCCTCATTATCTTGATCCTATTGCGGGGAAGAACATGGCTAAGAGACATGGTTTGTGCAGTAGTCGAGAGAATTCAATTGAGAGAAACCATTATTACTATGGTGGTGTCGTACATCGTCCTGAGGAGGTTAATCTATCACTGACCATTGGTAGGAACCATCTGAAAACAAGTGCCAGAACAAAAACTTTTAATCATATAATTGATTTAGAGGAATCAGATGAAACACTGCCTGATACTAAAACAGGTGGCCGATCAAAGacttggaaaaatattattgatttaGAGGAATCGTACCTCACAGTGTCTAATGGAGAACTAAAGCCCAAGTCTCCTCTGAAGTCTGTAGCTCAAGTTTCTTATTCTGGATATAAGCGTGATGACCAATCCACCCACAGCTTCAATAACAACATTAAGAATAATTGGTTTGATGGGACtccaagaaattattttgtttcaaATAGCAGCATGAGTTGTGTGGAGCAGAACTCTTTCGCTGAAGGTCTGACAGTTCCTTATCTTTCTTCCGTAGCTACAAATATTAAAGGCAAATCACTATCAATATTATGCTTCTCTGTGTTTATCAAAACTCTGCATATTTTGCAGGAGTTGAACAATGTGAGGGGCCTCTCCTCTCCAAAGATATATCAGCAaagagaaaaattattttttctgatGAACGGGCTTTTCTGGACCTTAACAAATCCTTGCCTGATGATTCTAATTGGAGAGAGCAAAATGATAACGGTTCAAATGAGATCTCTGCTTTTGTTCACCAAAGAATCCTTAATTCTGCAACTGGAAGCAGCAGCAGTGGTTATAAAAGTATGGAGAATGTTGGAGTTGACCAGTTCTCCATAAACCTCAATCGGCCACTTTCAAAAAATAGTGGTAGTCCTTGCAGCCTGATTAAGAATTTCGATTACAAGAAATCAGACTTGACCGTAGAATTTCAGGATAGGGATGATCAAGCTCCAAGTACACCAGAAACAAAAGTTAAGAATGCCAAGCAAGATGCAATATCTTCTCCTGAATGTAAGACTCAAAATATTGTTAAGGATACTGATTCTGACAGATCTCCTTCGTCAAGCAAATCTTCTTGTCTTGAGGACATATCAAGTGCCGTAGAGACCATGCAAT includes the following:
- the LOC107777062 gene encoding uncharacterized protein LOC107777062: MLVSGDYDLSLSLRYEEPVKEALKETILRQEYTFKKQVYELHRLYDTQMIMMKDLSWKELDAVYFSREGRQANPGAFGNCIRPSSMPAEKRICSVPKVFNWLQEQRGTFPGFQQQLSNPQICSPHYLDPIAGKNMAKRHGLCSSRENSIERNHYYYGGVVHRPEEVNLSLTIGRNHLKTSARTKTFNHIIDLEESDETLPDTKTGGRSKTWKNIIDLEESYLTVSNGELKPKSPLKSVAQVSYSGYKRDDQSTHSFNNNIKNNWFDGTPRNYFVSNSSMSCVEQNSFAEGVEQCEGPLLSKDISAKRKIIFSDERAFLDLNKSLPDDSNWREQNDNGSNEISAFVHQRILNSATGSSSSGYKSMENVGVDQFSINLNRPLSKNSGSPCSLIKNFDYKKSDLTVEFQDRDDQAPSTPETKVKNAKQDAISSPECKTQNIVKDTDSDRSPSSSKSSCLEDISSAVETMQSGTRLGNSSSFHCNAFQNCETLKANKSPHQEDVDSSSNSDEHKGRISNVDDLIVRGAVSLVYLALECAEPCDTYGMKKIEGETMEQPQSSLDSFEEMVLKQPESSVDDYCVTSNAFEVNDTEGKDNGITLKRGRRMKDFQRDILPSLATLSRHEICEDIKIMETALRSREYKRLRSKTTSGHSWFNPVRNRRSRLNYVGRKHYS